A genomic region of Phenylobacterium parvum contains the following coding sequences:
- the rplA gene encoding 50S ribosomal protein L1: MTRQTKRTKAWTGDRLAAHPVGDAIRLVKENAKAKFDESIEIAVNLGVDPRHADQQVRGVVNLPSGTGRDVRVAVIARDAKADEAKAAGAEIVGAEELVERIQGGFMEFDRVIATPDMMALVGRLGKVLGPRGLMPNPRVGTVTPNVGQAVKDAKGGAIEFRTEKTGIIHAGIGKASFTDEQIAANVRALVDALNRAKPSGAKGTYIKKISLSSTMGPGFRIDTGSVSA, translated from the coding sequence ATGACCCGGCAAACCAAGCGCACCAAGGCCTGGACCGGCGACCGCCTGGCCGCCCATCCCGTCGGCGACGCCATCCGCCTCGTCAAGGAAAACGCCAAGGCCAAGTTCGACGAGTCCATCGAGATCGCCGTGAACCTGGGCGTTGATCCCCGCCACGCCGACCAGCAGGTCCGCGGCGTGGTCAACCTGCCCTCGGGCACCGGCCGCGACGTCCGCGTCGCCGTCATCGCCCGCGACGCCAAGGCCGACGAGGCCAAGGCCGCCGGCGCCGAGATCGTGGGGGCCGAGGAACTGGTCGAGCGGATCCAGGGCGGCTTCATGGAGTTCGACCGGGTGATCGCCACTCCGGACATGATGGCCCTGGTCGGCCGTCTGGGTAAGGTGCTGGGCCCGCGCGGCCTGATGCCGAACCCCCGCGTCGGCACCGTGACGCCCAATGTCGGCCAGGCCGTCAAGGACGCCAAGGGCGGGGCCATCGAGTTCCGCACCGAGAAGACAGGCATCATCCACGCCGGCATCGGCAAGGCCAGCTTCACCGACGAGCAGATCGCCGCCAACGTGCGCGCCCTGGTCGACGCCCTGAACAGGGCCAAGCCCTCCGGCGCCAAGGGCACCTACATCAAGAAGATCAGCCTTTCCTCCACCATGGGGCCAGGCTTCCGGATCGACACCGGCTCGGTCAGCGCCTGA
- the nusG gene encoding transcription termination/antitermination protein NusG gives MNAEAPVAANPRHKWYIVHAYSNFEKKVAEAIREQARAQGLEERFSDILVPTEDVVEVRRGRKVNAERKFFPGYVLVKMELTDEAYHLIKNTPKVTGFLGSQNKPQPVSEREVARIIGAIEEGVERPKPTITFEIGETVRVTDGPFASFNGSVEQVDEDRARLRVTVSIFGRATPVELEYGQVEKVA, from the coding sequence ATGAACGCCGAAGCACCCGTCGCGGCCAACCCGCGCCACAAGTGGTACATCGTCCACGCCTATTCCAACTTCGAGAAGAAGGTGGCCGAGGCCATCCGCGAGCAGGCCCGCGCCCAGGGCCTTGAGGAAAGGTTCTCGGACATTCTCGTGCCCACCGAGGACGTCGTCGAGGTTCGTCGCGGTCGCAAGGTGAACGCCGAGCGCAAGTTCTTCCCGGGCTACGTCCTGGTGAAGATGGAGCTCACCGACGAGGCGTACCACCTGATCAAGAACACCCCCAAGGTCACGGGTTTCCTGGGCAGCCAGAACAAGCCCCAGCCGGTTTCCGAGCGCGAGGTCGCCCGGATCATCGGCGCCATTGAGGAGGGCGTGGAGCGGCCGAAGCCGACCATCACCTTCGAGATCGGCGAGACTGTCCGGGTCACCGATGGCCCCTTCGCCAGCTTCAACGGCTCGGTGGAGCAGGTCGACGAGGATCGCGCCCGCCTGCGCGTGACCGTGTCCATCTTCGGACGCGCCACGCCGGTCGAGCTCGAATACGGCCAGGTCGAGAAAGTCGCCTGA
- the rplJ gene encoding 50S ribosomal protein L10, with product MDRAQKQVTIEALKGDFAGAGAVVVTHNLGLTVAEMTELRGRLRKEGAHFKVVKNTLAQKALAGSLGEAGDALFTGPVAIAFAPDPVTAAKVASQFAKENDKLAIRGGFMGETVLDAAGVGALATLPSLDQLRSKLIGLLQAPATKVAGVLQAPAGQLARVMGAYAAKDAA from the coding sequence ATGGACCGCGCACAAAAGCAGGTGACCATCGAAGCGCTCAAGGGCGATTTCGCGGGCGCCGGCGCCGTGGTCGTGACCCACAACCTGGGTCTGACCGTTGCGGAAATGACGGAACTTCGCGGACGCCTCCGCAAGGAAGGCGCCCACTTCAAGGTGGTCAAGAACACCCTGGCCCAGAAGGCCCTGGCTGGATCCCTCGGCGAGGCGGGCGACGCCCTCTTCACCGGACCCGTCGCCATCGCCTTTGCGCCGGATCCCGTGACCGCCGCCAAGGTGGCCAGCCAGTTCGCGAAGGAAAACGACAAGCTCGCCATTCGTGGCGGCTTCATGGGCGAGACCGTTCTGGACGCCGCCGGCGTGGGGGCCCTGGCCACCCTGCCGTCGCTGGACCAGCTCCGGAGCAAGCTCATCGGCCTCCTGCAGGCGCCCGCGACCAAGGTCGCCGGCGTGCTCCAGGCTCCGGCCGGCCAGCTGGCCCGCGTCATGGGCGCCTATGCCGCCAAAGACGCCGCCTGA
- a CDS encoding acetyl-CoA C-acetyltransferase: protein MRRAAIVSPIRTAVGKFQGSLASLTAGELGAVILRALMERTGVDPGRVDDVIFAQGYGNGEAPCIARWSALAADFPISVPGYQLDRRCGSGLQAVIDAAMMVQTGVADVVIAGGVESMSNVEYYSLDMRSGARAGSVTMHDRLARGRVMSQPIERFGVISGMIETADNLARDYQISREECDEYAAMSHQRAAAAWAAGKFDDELVPVPVKQKKGDPILFAKDEGVRPDATPESLGQLRAIEKGGVVTAGNASQQNDAAAACLVVAEDKLAELNLDPMGWFVSWAAAGCDPSRMGIGPVPAVERLFARTGMSWDDIDLVELNEAFAPQVLAVLRGWGWDDRDRLNVNGSGISLGHPIGATGGRILANLLRELDRRKGRYGLETMCIGGGQGIAAIFERR from the coding sequence ATGAGACGCGCCGCCATCGTCAGCCCGATCCGCACTGCCGTGGGCAAGTTCCAGGGGAGCCTGGCCAGCCTGACCGCCGGTGAGCTGGGCGCCGTGATCCTGCGCGCCCTGATGGAGCGCACCGGAGTCGATCCGGGCCGGGTGGACGACGTGATCTTCGCCCAGGGCTATGGGAACGGGGAGGCGCCCTGCATCGCCCGCTGGTCGGCCCTGGCGGCCGACTTTCCGATCTCCGTGCCCGGCTACCAGCTGGACCGCCGCTGCGGTTCGGGCCTCCAGGCGGTGATCGATGCCGCCATGATGGTGCAGACAGGCGTCGCCGACGTCGTCATCGCCGGCGGCGTCGAGAGCATGAGCAATGTCGAGTACTACTCCCTCGACATGCGCAGCGGGGCCCGCGCCGGCTCGGTGACGATGCATGACCGCCTGGCCCGCGGCCGGGTGATGAGCCAGCCCATCGAGCGCTTCGGGGTCATCTCCGGCATGATCGAGACGGCCGACAACCTGGCGCGCGACTACCAGATCAGCCGCGAGGAATGCGACGAGTACGCCGCCATGAGCCACCAGCGCGCCGCCGCCGCCTGGGCCGCCGGCAAGTTCGACGACGAGCTGGTGCCCGTGCCGGTCAAGCAGAAGAAGGGCGACCCCATCCTGTTCGCCAAGGACGAGGGCGTCCGGCCGGACGCGACTCCGGAATCCCTTGGGCAGCTTCGGGCCATCGAGAAGGGCGGGGTGGTCACCGCGGGCAACGCCAGCCAGCAGAATGACGCCGCCGCCGCCTGCCTGGTGGTGGCCGAGGACAAGCTGGCCGAGCTGAACCTCGATCCCATGGGCTGGTTCGTCAGCTGGGCGGCGGCGGGATGCGATCCCTCGCGCATGGGCATCGGCCCCGTGCCGGCCGTCGAGCGCCTGTTCGCCCGCACCGGCATGTCCTGGGACGACATCGACCTGGTCGAGCTGAACGAGGCCTTCGCGCCCCAGGTCCTGGCCGTCCTTCGTGGGTGGGGCTGGGATGACCGCGACCGCTTGAACGTCAACGGCTCCGGCATCTCGCTTGGCCATCCCATCGGCGCCACCGGGGGCCGGATCCTGGCCAACCTCCTGCGCGAGCTGGACCGCCGGAAGGGGCGTTACGGCCTCGAGACCATGTGCATCGGCGGCGGCCAGGGCATTGCGGCCATCTTCGAGCGCCGCTGA
- the rplK gene encoding 50S ribosomal protein L11 codes for MAKKILGYIKLQVPAGSATPSPPIGPALGQRGVNIMGFCKEFNARTEKEVKGTPLPTVITVYQDKSFTFITKTPPATHFIKEALGLKSGSKAPGRDVAGSISRAQLRDIAEKKMKDLNAVDIEAAARIIEGSARSMGLTIVEG; via the coding sequence ATGGCCAAGAAGATTCTGGGCTACATCAAGCTGCAGGTGCCCGCCGGCTCCGCCACCCCTTCGCCGCCCATCGGGCCGGCCCTGGGCCAGCGCGGCGTCAACATCATGGGCTTCTGCAAGGAATTCAACGCCCGCACCGAGAAGGAAGTCAAAGGTACGCCCCTGCCGACGGTGATCACCGTCTACCAGGATAAGTCCTTCACCTTCATCACGAAGACCCCGCCCGCGACCCACTTCATCAAGGAAGCCCTGGGCCTGAAGTCCGGCTCCAAGGCGCCGGGCCGTGACGTGGCCGGCAGCATTTCCCGCGCCCAGCTGCGGGATATCGCCGAGAAGAAGATGAAGGACCTGAACGCCGTCGACATCGAGGCGGCCGCACGCATCATCGAGGGCTCCGCCCGCTCGATGGGCCTCACCATCGTGGAGGGCTGA
- the secE gene encoding preprotein translocase subunit SecE, which yields MARNKGSKPQAMKERAARTAAAVSPSSALAAGAAPKKRVGLLQFLREVRAEARKITWTTPRETWITSVFVGIMVVLAAVFLQLVDLILGWSLSFILNFANGG from the coding sequence ATGGCCAGGAACAAGGGCTCAAAGCCTCAGGCGATGAAGGAACGGGCGGCGCGGACCGCGGCCGCCGTCTCGCCCTCGTCCGCCCTGGCCGCGGGGGCGGCGCCGAAAAAGCGTGTCGGTCTGCTCCAGTTCCTCCGCGAGGTCCGCGCCGAGGCCCGCAAGATCACCTGGACCACGCCGCGCGAGACCTGGATCACCTCTGTCTTCGTGGGGATCATGGTCGTGCTGGCCGCCGTCTTCCTCCAGCTCGTGGACCTGATCCTGGGCTGGAGCCTGTCCTTCATCCTGAACTTCGCCAACGGGGGTTGA
- the rplL gene encoding 50S ribosomal protein L7/L12, whose amino-acid sequence MSKLEKLVEDLSALTVLEAAELSKLLEDKWGVSAAAPVAVAAVAAPGAAPAEAAEEQTEFTVVLTAGGDKKINVIKEVRGVRPDLGLKEAKDLVEGAPQNVVENVSKQQAEEVKKKLEEAGASVQIK is encoded by the coding sequence ATGTCCAAGCTCGAAAAGCTGGTTGAAGACCTCTCCGCCCTGACCGTCCTGGAAGCCGCTGAGCTGTCCAAGCTGCTCGAAGACAAGTGGGGCGTCTCCGCCGCCGCTCCGGTGGCCGTCGCCGCCGTGGCCGCTCCGGGCGCCGCTCCGGCCGAAGCCGCCGAGGAGCAGACCGAGTTCACCGTCGTCCTGACCGCCGGCGGCGACAAGAAGATCAACGTGATCAAGGAAGTCCGCGGCGTCCGTCCGGACCTGGGCCTGAAGGAAGCCAAGGACCTGGTGGAAGGCGCGCCCCAGAACGTGGTCGAGAACGTCTCCAAGCAGCAGGCCGAAGAGGTCAAGAAGAAGCTCGAGGAAGCCGGCGCCTCCGTCCAGATCAAGTAA